DNA from Paraburkholderia sp. ZP32-5:
AAAGCCCTGTAAACAGGCTAAGGCGGAAGATCGACGAATTTCGGCGCGCCATTGCGCGTCGCTTTGACATCGACGCAACAGCCGCCCGCGAATCGCGCGCACGGGATTGCATGCGATGCGCCGAAGCGGCTACCCTTTCAAAACGATGACGTGAGCGAGGCCGTCATCGGTTCATCGGGCAACAGGAAGGAAGACCCTGCGATGGAAGATTCCGAGGAATTGCTGCTGCCAGTGTGGCGAGCGAATCTGGTGCTGCTGACCGGCGAGATCGGTGCCGCGAACCGGCTCGCGCGCATGATGACCTTCTCCGCGAGTTATCTGAAGCTGATGCTCGCGGGCCAGCGCGAATTCAGCGAGGAATTCGTGCGCGGCGTCGAAGCGGTCACCGGCTTGCCGGGCGGCTGGATGGACGTGCCCCATGCCGGACACGAGATTCCCCCCAATGCGCGCGACGCGATCGACAACGAGCAGCCGCTCGCGCGCTTTCGCGGTACCGCGCATCCGGTGCGCAAGAAAACGGTGCTGCGGCCCGAACCGATCTTCGGTCAGCCGGCGCCCACGCGGCGCATCGAGGACGACACGGTCGATGTCGAGGCGAACCGGCGTCACGCGCATTTCCGCAAGGTGCGTGAGCTTGCGACGCAGGAAGTGCGACGCTTCGAACGCCACCTCGTTCATGCGCCGGTGGAGCTCACGACGATGCGCGCGAAAGTCGAGGACGTGATCGCTGCCGCCGAACTCGACGAGCGCATCGTCGCGGACTTGGCCGGCCGGCTCGAACAGATCGACAAGCATCGGCACATGTTGCTCAGGCATGTGGAAAAGTTGCAGGAATTGTTAAGCCAGCTTGACAGCGGAGATTGATGCCGAAGCGCGAGATGTAGCCGGAGCCGTCAGCGCGTTGCGGCGGCGCGCGTGAAATTCGGCTTCGAGCCGCCACGTGACGCCGTCCGCTTCGAGCGCGACGCCGGTCCAGCAGAACGAATCGGGCGTGATATCGGTGAAATTCCAGCGGATCGGCGTACCGTCCGCATGCCGGCCGATCTGCACCAGATCGTCGCCGATGCGCCGGCCGGTCAGCTCGTCGCGCTGGCCGGTGCGCGGATTCCAATAAGTGACGCGCCATAGCCGCGTTGTCGCGTCCCAGATGCGCAGCGTCGTGCCATACATCGCGTCGCTGCTATCGCGCTGCGGCCGCATGATCCATACGTCCTGTACCGCGCGGCCTTCGAGTACCCAGCCGAAATGAATCTCGCCGCGTCGCGGTGCGTCGCGAAGGTCGGCTCGGTAGTGCACGACGTCCATGTCCCAACTGCCGATCAGCCAGCCGTACAGGTCGTCCGCGGCGGCGATGTCGGCCGCGCGCGAGGGGGCGCTCAGCGCGGTTGGGAAGCCGTTCGTGAGGTCGCTCGTGGGACTGATGTCGGGTCTGTTCATGTTGTGTGCTCCTTGAGTCAGGTGGCGACGACGTGTCGATCCGTATTGGCGAAAGCGGTACGAAGCCGGCACAAACCGCCCGCTTCGCCGATGTGCTACAACCACGATACGGAGCTGACCGAGGTGCATCTTGGGAAAAATTGCCGTCACGTTGCAGCAGGCGTTGGCGCGGCGCGAGCGCGACGGCGCGCGCGGCGGCGTCGCTTCGCGCGTGCTTGCCGCAGGCAACGGCTGGAACGTCGCGGATCTGCTATGCACGTTCGGTCCGCGCGATCCGTCGTTCGAGGAGCGCCACGACGGCGTGTGCATCGCGATGGTCGTGGCCGGCTCGTTCGACTATCGCGCGGCGCCTGGACGCGAACTGCTGACGCCGGGCGCGCTGCTGCTCGGCAATACCGGCGAGTGCTTCGAATGCGGGCATCGTCACGGCCCGGGCGATCGTTGCATTGCATTTCGCTATGCGCCGGGCTACTTCGAACGGCTTGCCGCCGATGCTGGGCTCGCCGGTGGTCAACTGAATTTCCGGTGCGCGAGTGTGCCGGCGCTGCGCAAGCTGGCGCCGCTGATTGCGCGAGCTTGCGTGGCGACGAGCGGTGCGAGCAGTGAGGGCAATGCGGGTGATGAAAGCGAACGCGCCGAAAGCGCTGAAAGCACGGAGAACGGAACGGGCGCACGGCAGAGCGCGTGGGGCGAACTCGCGGTCGAGCTTGCTACCGCGACGCTGCACGTGGCCGGCGCGTTGACCCACGCACCGGCGCCCGCGAGCGCGACAGCCCGCTCGCGCGTCGCGCAGATCGTGCGCCTGATCGACGACACGCCCGGCGCGCCGCATACGCTGACGAATCTCGCCGCGGCGGCGGGCGTCAGCGACTTCTATTTCCTGCGCACATTTCAGCAGGTCACCGGCGTGACACCGCATCAATATCTGCTGCGCGCGCGCCTGCGGGCCGCGGCACTGCGCTTGCGCGATGGTGACGAGAAGATCGTCGATATCGCGCTCGATTGCGGCTTCAACGATCTGTCGAATTTCAATCACGCGTTTCGCGCGGAGTTTGCCGCGAGTCCGCGCACGTGGCGCGCGCGGGGCGGGGCGCTTCGCTCATGACGCGCGCTTGTGCGTTTGCCGGCATCGATGCGGCCGTCGCGCGACGCATGCGCGTTGTCGCGCGGCTTACCTGGTTGCTTGCCGTACCGTTTGCGCCGCCGCGCGTGTCTTCGTTCGCCGTACCGCTTATCACGGCGCTCATCACATTACTGCCCGCGTGCATCGCCGCATTCCCGACCCTCGCGGCCGCCGACGAAATCTCCACCACCAGCGACGAACCCGCGCCGTCGACAATCGAGCGCGACGTCCATCTGTTCGAGATCCAGAAAGACGGCTCCATCGAGGAACACGACGACACCGTGCTGCGCGCCGATACCGCAAGCGGTGTCGACGATATCGCGCAGCGCTACGTGTGGTTCAACAAGGACATCGAGCAGGTGCAACTGCTGGCCGCCGAGACGATCGACCCCGACGGCAGCGCGCACCCGGTCGGCCCGGAAGCGATTCGCGACGTGCAGGAGCCGCGTTCGGCCGGCGCGCCGAGTTTCGAGGACGGCGTGTTGCGCACGGTGATCTTTCCCGGCGTCGAGCGCGGTTCGCGCGTGCATCTCGCGTTTCGCAAGACTCGCGCGAGGCCGTTGCAGGCCGGCACGTTCGCGTATCTGGTCGAACCGTCGCGTGAGCCCGTCGAGCTGCAGCGGCTGATCTTCGATCTGCCCGCCGATGTGCCGCTGTACGCCGATGCGCGTGGCTATGTCGCTTTGCCGCCGGTCACCGCGAACGGCCGCACCCGCTACGAGTTCGACTACCGGCACGGGCCGTACGCGCGTCTCGAAGCCGGCGCGGTCGGTTACGCGAACTGGGGCGACCGGCTGATGGTGTCGACGGTGCCGGACTTCGCGAGCTTCGCCGCGCGCTATCGCGGACCCGCGAGCAACGACGCGACGCGCGACGACGCTGCAATCGTCCACCTCGCGCGGAGCCTGACCGAAGGACTCACGGATCCGCGCGCGAAAGCCCGCGTGCTGTATGACTGGATGCGTCTGAACATCCGCTACGTCGCGCTGTTTCTCGGCGAGACGGCGGCGATTCCGCACAAGGCCGCCGATATCCTGCGCAACCGCTATGGCGACTGCAAGGATCACGTCGCGCTATACGGTGCGCTGCTAGCCGCGGTGGGTATTCAAAGCGAAGCGGTGCTGCTCAATCTCGGGCCGTACTACAGCTTGCCGGCGGTGCCCGGTTACGGCACGAGCGCGATCAATCACGCGATCATCTGGATTCCGGAACTGTCGCAATTCGCGGATACGACCGCGGGCGGCACCGAATTCGGCTATCTGCCGGCGGGCGTGATGGACCGGCCGGTGCTGCTCGTCGATCAGGGCGTGCT
Protein-coding regions in this window:
- a CDS encoding helix-turn-helix domain-containing protein; amino-acid sequence: MGKIAVTLQQALARRERDGARGGVASRVLAAGNGWNVADLLCTFGPRDPSFEERHDGVCIAMVVAGSFDYRAAPGRELLTPGALLLGNTGECFECGHRHGPGDRCIAFRYAPGYFERLAADAGLAGGQLNFRCASVPALRKLAPLIARACVATSGASSEGNAGDESERAESAESTENGTGARQSAWGELAVELATATLHVAGALTHAPAPASATARSRVAQIVRLIDDTPGAPHTLTNLAAAAGVSDFYFLRTFQQVTGVTPHQYLLRARLRAAALRLRDGDEKIVDIALDCGFNDLSNFNHAFRAEFAASPRTWRARGGALRS
- a CDS encoding DUF3857 domain-containing transglutaminase family protein — encoded protein: MTRACAFAGIDAAVARRMRVVARLTWLLAVPFAPPRVSSFAVPLITALITLLPACIAAFPTLAAADEISTTSDEPAPSTIERDVHLFEIQKDGSIEEHDDTVLRADTASGVDDIAQRYVWFNKDIEQVQLLAAETIDPDGSAHPVGPEAIRDVQEPRSAGAPSFEDGVLRTVIFPGVERGSRVHLAFRKTRARPLQAGTFAYLVEPSREPVELQRLIFDLPADVPLYADARGYVALPPVTANGRTRYEFDYRHGPYARLEAGAVGYANWGDRLMVSTVPDFASFAARYRGPASNDATRDDAAIVHLARSLTEGLTDPRAKARVLYDWMRLNIRYVALFLGETAAIPHKAADILRNRYGDCKDHVALYGALLAAVGIQSEAVLLNLGPYYSLPAVPGYGTSAINHAIIWIPELSQFADTTAGGTEFGYLPAGVMDRPVLLVDQGVLARTPATQTRERSARVQIEIDDAGTAHYAYRVEDTGYTAEIERNTFRRATRQRAQQIAASRLLQTGLHGSAQLQTDDVAITSGPFATSMQGSVPHLLWRDGTTALPALTSLSGGMASQVDTWLAEPVRTQPWACIGGEFDETLEMTLPRFARITDLPADTTLDDPMLAFSSHYVFDPTTRTLQVRRHLRAAFGHQMCTADEFAALRDDLVRIERDLDAQVIVRATGK